One part of the Nostoc sp. PCC 7120 = FACHB-418 genome encodes these proteins:
- a CDS encoding amino acid ABC transporter ATP-binding protein — MAEPTSIIIAEDVHKWYGKFHVLQGVSLTVNRGEVVVLMGPSGSGKSTFIRTFNALEAYQQGRITIDGITLSHDLRNIDAIRREVGMVFQQFNLFPHLTVLQNITLAPIWVRRSKKAQAEESAMQLLERVGILEQANKYPGQLSGGQQQRVAIARALAMQPKIMLFDEPTSALDPEMVREVLDVMRSLARDGMTMVVVTHEVGFAREVADRVVLMDGGHLVESASPDNFFTKPQEERTRKFLSQIL, encoded by the coding sequence ATGGCAGAACCAACATCAATAATTATTGCTGAAGATGTTCACAAATGGTATGGCAAATTCCATGTCCTCCAAGGTGTTAGTTTAACAGTGAATCGTGGAGAAGTTGTGGTTTTAATGGGGCCTTCTGGCTCAGGAAAATCCACATTTATCCGGACATTTAATGCTTTAGAAGCATACCAGCAAGGCAGAATTACCATTGATGGCATCACTCTCAGCCACGACTTGCGAAATATTGACGCAATCCGACGAGAAGTAGGGATGGTATTTCAGCAATTTAATTTATTTCCCCATTTAACAGTTTTGCAAAACATCACCTTGGCACCCATTTGGGTACGGCGATCAAAAAAAGCCCAAGCCGAAGAATCAGCCATGCAACTCTTAGAGAGAGTAGGCATTCTAGAACAAGCAAATAAATATCCAGGACAACTATCTGGAGGTCAACAACAACGAGTAGCGATCGCCCGCGCATTAGCTATGCAACCAAAAATTATGCTATTCGATGAACCCACTTCTGCCTTAGATCCAGAAATGGTCAGGGAAGTGCTAGACGTGATGCGCTCTCTAGCCCGCGATGGTATGACAATGGTAGTGGTTACCCATGAAGTCGGGTTTGCCCGTGAAGTCGCCGACCGAGTAGTGTTAATGGATGGCGGTCACCTAGTCGAATCAGCTAGCCCTGACAATTTCTTCACCAAACCCCAAGAAGAGCGCACCCGCAAATTTTTATCACAGATTCTCTAG
- a CDS encoding glycosyltransferase family 4 protein encodes MRILIYSYNYYPEPIGIAPLMTELAEGLAKRGHEVRVVTAMPNYPERRIYEAYRGKWYLTEYKNGVKIQRSYVWIRPQPKLLDRVLLDASFVVTSFFPALFGWRPDVILSTSPSLPVCIPASLLGWLRACPVVLNLQDILPEAAIHVGLLKNKWLIKVFSLLEKFAYRHATKISVIADGFVENLLSKGISPDKIEQIPNWVDVNFIRPLPKDSNNFRNSHNLHNKFVVLYSGNIALTQGLETVIQAAAKLRDFAEISFVIAGEAKGLERLQKYCTNCGADNVLLLPFQPREHLPEMLAAADVGLVVQKKNVISFNMPSKIQVLLASGRALIASVPDKGTAAKAIKQSGGGIVVPPEDPQALATAILDLYKHPEKAKTLGYNSRKYAVEQYAFEQALNQYENLFYSVTTEGQTIPSKVVSKQEV; translated from the coding sequence ATGCGGATTTTAATTTACTCATATAACTACTATCCAGAACCAATTGGTATAGCTCCCCTAATGACAGAATTAGCAGAGGGACTGGCCAAGAGAGGACATGAAGTGCGTGTGGTCACTGCTATGCCTAACTACCCTGAACGCAGAATTTACGAGGCTTACCGGGGTAAATGGTATCTGACAGAATATAAGAATGGTGTCAAAATCCAACGTAGTTACGTGTGGATTCGTCCCCAACCGAAATTATTAGACCGAGTATTGCTAGATGCTAGTTTCGTAGTCACGAGTTTTTTCCCTGCTCTGTTCGGGTGGCGGCCTGATGTGATTTTGTCAACTTCACCATCACTACCCGTGTGCATACCAGCATCTTTACTAGGATGGTTGCGTGCTTGTCCTGTGGTCTTGAATTTACAAGATATATTACCAGAAGCAGCCATTCATGTTGGTTTACTGAAAAACAAATGGCTAATTAAGGTATTCTCCCTATTAGAAAAATTTGCCTATCGTCATGCTACTAAAATTAGCGTTATTGCTGATGGCTTTGTAGAAAATCTCCTCTCCAAAGGTATATCGCCTGACAAAATAGAGCAAATACCCAACTGGGTTGATGTGAATTTTATTCGTCCCTTACCAAAAGACAGTAATAATTTTCGGAATAGTCATAATCTGCACAACAAATTTGTTGTCCTCTACTCTGGCAATATTGCTCTCACCCAAGGTTTAGAAACGGTCATTCAAGCTGCCGCGAAGTTGCGCGATTTCGCCGAAATTTCCTTTGTAATTGCAGGTGAGGCTAAGGGTTTAGAAAGACTGCAAAAGTATTGTACAAACTGCGGTGCTGATAACGTCTTGTTACTACCTTTTCAACCACGAGAACATTTACCAGAAATGTTGGCGGCGGCGGATGTTGGGTTAGTGGTGCAGAAAAAAAATGTGATTTCTTTTAATATGCCATCAAAGATTCAAGTCTTATTGGCTAGTGGCAGGGCATTGATAGCGTCTGTACCTGATAAAGGCACCGCAGCCAAGGCAATTAAACAGAGTGGTGGCGGTATTGTGGTTCCCCCAGAAGACCCTCAAGCTTTAGCAACGGCAATTTTAGACTTATACAAACATCCCGAAAAGGCTAAAACTTTGGGCTATAACAGTCGGAAGTATGCTGTGGAACAATATGCTTTTGAGCAAGCATTAAATCAATATGAAAATTTATTTTACTCAGTGACAACAGAAGGCCAAACAATCCCATCCAAAGTAGTTTCCAAGCAGGAAGTATGA
- the rsfS gene encoding ribosome silencing factor: MSDYFQGNLPLQSVSVAKSAIRSPQAETESSGELALTIAEAASDRKAGDILVLRVADVSYLADYFVMLTGYSKVQVRAIADAIQHEVETKWQRRPLRTEGKVEGSWVLQDYGDIIVHIMMPKEREFYNLEAFWVHAERIPLPKSDEDEGNPT; the protein is encoded by the coding sequence ATGTCTGATTATTTCCAAGGAAATTTACCATTACAATCCGTCTCGGTAGCCAAGAGCGCTATTAGGAGTCCACAGGCTGAAACTGAGTCTAGTGGAGAATTAGCTCTAACCATTGCCGAAGCAGCATCAGACCGCAAAGCTGGCGATATTCTAGTGCTGAGAGTAGCAGATGTCTCTTACTTAGCAGATTACTTTGTGATGTTGACTGGCTATTCTAAGGTGCAAGTGAGAGCGATCGCCGATGCAATTCAACATGAAGTAGAAACCAAGTGGCAACGACGGCCACTGCGGACAGAAGGCAAAGTGGAAGGCAGTTGGGTACTGCAAGACTATGGCGACATCATCGTGCATATCATGATGCCAAAGGAACGGGAGTTTTATAATTTAGAAGCATTCTGGGTTCATGCAGAACGCATCCCCCTACCAAAATCTGATGAGGATGAAGGTAACCCAACATGA
- a CDS encoding CGLD27 family protein, which translates to MMKSSLANCPVPVDQQPLNEYEELKTSWLFRDCALNWREYATKLIWIWSLSWLVAGPVAAASFPPNKQLTHFLLCGAAGASVGVVLSLVRLYLGWLYVRDRLYSMTVFYEESGWYDGQTWIKPQEVLTRDRLIVTYEIKPILQRLQFTFTGLAGLFLIGTIVWHLF; encoded by the coding sequence ATGATGAAGTCGTCGCTGGCAAATTGTCCGGTTCCCGTAGACCAACAACCACTGAATGAGTACGAAGAGTTAAAAACTTCCTGGCTGTTTCGTGATTGCGCCTTAAATTGGCGGGAGTATGCCACAAAATTAATTTGGATTTGGAGTTTATCTTGGCTGGTGGCTGGGCCAGTAGCCGCAGCTAGCTTTCCCCCAAATAAACAACTGACCCATTTTCTGTTATGTGGGGCAGCTGGAGCCAGCGTCGGAGTAGTCCTAAGTTTGGTAAGGCTATACCTGGGCTGGCTGTATGTGCGCGATCGCCTCTATAGTATGACTGTCTTCTACGAAGAATCAGGCTGGTACGATGGCCAAACTTGGATCAAGCCCCAAGAAGTTCTCACCCGCGATCGCTTGATTGTCACCTACGAAATCAAACCCATTCTCCAACGGTTACAATTTACTTTCACTGGCTTGGCGGGACTCTTTCTTATTGGTACTATAGTTTGGCATTTGTTTTAA
- a CDS encoding asparaginase, with translation MTMGKRTQAPALEVRLLREGIIESKHIVQAVVCDERGRVLSVAGNSETATFVRSALKPFQALAVTTTGTLERYDLSDRDLAIITSSHKGTIEQVRQAFNILWRADLDPSVLQCPIPQGKRSPLEYNCSGKHAGMLAICQQRHWPLNNYMDRKHPVQQLVLAKVAELLRMPAAEFISAHDDCGVPTYLLQLGQISSLYALLAASNNLDMERIVRAMTHHPSMVAGEREFDTELMRLTPGELVSKSGAEGVQCIGRLGEGMGLTIKVMDGAKRAKYAVAIHLLQQMGWITPSVAESLAEKFMNPGKYTRLEVVGELSLL, from the coding sequence ATGACAATGGGAAAGCGCACTCAAGCCCCAGCACTGGAAGTCCGGTTGCTGCGTGAAGGTATTATCGAATCGAAGCATATAGTCCAAGCTGTTGTTTGCGATGAACGAGGACGAGTGCTTAGTGTTGCCGGTAACTCGGAAACAGCTACATTTGTCCGTTCAGCACTCAAACCATTTCAGGCACTTGCAGTCACTACTACAGGGACACTGGAACGCTACGATTTGAGCGATCGCGACTTAGCAATTATTACCAGTTCCCACAAGGGTACAATCGAGCAAGTAAGGCAGGCATTTAATATCCTGTGGCGTGCTGATCTTGACCCTTCCGTACTCCAGTGTCCAATTCCTCAAGGCAAACGTAGCCCTCTTGAATATAATTGCTCTGGTAAGCACGCAGGAATGTTGGCTATTTGTCAACAACGCCATTGGCCTTTAAATAACTACATGGATCGCAAACACCCAGTACAGCAGTTAGTTCTGGCTAAGGTTGCAGAGTTATTGCGAATGCCAGCCGCAGAATTTATTAGCGCCCACGATGATTGTGGTGTACCTACTTATCTACTGCAATTAGGTCAAATTTCTTCTTTATATGCGCTTCTAGCTGCTAGTAACAACCTAGATATGGAACGCATTGTCCGAGCCATGACTCATCACCCGTCAATGGTAGCAGGAGAGAGGGAATTTGATACGGAACTAATGCGCTTAACTCCTGGGGAATTAGTAAGTAAGTCTGGTGCAGAAGGCGTACAGTGCATTGGCAGACTTGGTGAAGGGATGGGATTGACGATTAAGGTCATGGACGGCGCTAAACGGGCAAAATATGCAGTTGCTATTCACCTCCTCCAGCAGATGGGTTGGATTACTCCTAGCGTTGCTGAAAGCTTGGCAGAAAAATTTATGAACCCAGGCAAATACACGCGTTTAGAGGTTGTTGGAGAATTATCGCTTTTATAG
- a CDS encoding slr1306 family protein produces MVVKLQRPILVGGLGLSFSLWMLQSWHHSIMQLGELSLLSVLAVGGGLWLFKHKLPKDSSEQLNGMLFDRATAESAIAKTEAVIHQLAQEAENHQALGTLRNQLAQLSVELDRQEIRLAVTGGQGVGKSTLIQVLESHYTPEKQQTIRFQETAPLLKELSTLADTNILAEAAKSDAVLFLTNGDLTDSEFQALQQIKALNQPKILVFNKQDQYLPDERTSVLLSLQQRVQDHVVAVSASPLPIKVRKHEADGVVQEWMEQPAPDIQQLTLELSELLAQQSQQWVWTTTARQAFLLKSEAKNYLNGVRCDRANPIIEQYQWIAAAAAFANPVPALDILATAAINAQMVMDLGNIYQQKFSLEQAQTVAGTMGSLMLKLGLVELSTKAIGTVLKSNAVTFVAGGLVQGVSAAYLTRVAALSLVTYFEQQEIALDSGSNLNVDKLRQTLQNVFQQNQQVAFLQGFVKQGVKCLLPEVQQIEVAG; encoded by the coding sequence ATGGTTGTGAAGTTGCAACGACCAATTTTAGTAGGAGGATTAGGATTATCCTTTTCCTTGTGGATGCTACAAAGTTGGCATCATTCAATAATGCAGTTGGGTGAACTGAGTTTATTGAGTGTCTTAGCGGTTGGTGGTGGCTTGTGGTTGTTCAAGCACAAACTACCAAAAGATAGTTCAGAACAGCTAAATGGTATGCTCTTTGACAGAGCTACGGCAGAAAGTGCGATCGCTAAAACTGAAGCCGTAATCCATCAATTAGCCCAAGAAGCCGAAAACCATCAAGCTTTAGGCACATTACGGAATCAACTCGCCCAATTGTCGGTAGAGTTAGACAGACAGGAAATTCGGCTAGCTGTAACTGGTGGACAAGGGGTTGGTAAAAGCACGTTAATTCAAGTGCTGGAGTCTCATTACACACCAGAAAAGCAGCAAACAATCCGTTTCCAAGAAACAGCGCCACTGCTTAAGGAATTGAGTACTCTTGCAGATACTAATATTCTGGCAGAAGCGGCAAAATCGGATGCTGTCCTATTCTTGACTAACGGTGATTTAACAGATTCAGAATTCCAAGCATTACAGCAGATAAAGGCGCTGAATCAACCAAAAATCCTGGTTTTCAACAAACAAGACCAGTACTTACCAGATGAACGTACTAGTGTTTTGCTGTCATTACAACAGCGAGTCCAAGATCATGTAGTTGCTGTTTCCGCTTCTCCTCTACCTATCAAAGTGCGGAAACATGAAGCTGATGGTGTTGTGCAAGAGTGGATGGAACAACCAGCGCCTGATATTCAACAGTTAACCCTGGAATTAAGCGAACTTTTGGCACAACAAAGTCAACAATGGGTGTGGACAACCACGGCAAGACAGGCGTTCTTACTGAAATCTGAGGCGAAAAACTACCTGAATGGGGTAAGATGCGATCGCGCTAACCCAATTATTGAACAATATCAGTGGATAGCTGCGGCTGCTGCCTTTGCTAACCCAGTCCCAGCATTAGATATTTTGGCAACTGCGGCAATTAATGCTCAAATGGTCATGGATTTGGGTAATATCTATCAGCAGAAGTTTTCCCTGGAACAGGCCCAAACCGTAGCGGGAACAATGGGAAGTTTGATGCTGAAATTGGGTTTGGTGGAACTTTCTACTAAAGCCATTGGTACTGTTCTCAAAAGTAACGCTGTTACCTTTGTGGCTGGTGGTTTAGTTCAAGGTGTCAGTGCAGCTTATCTCACCAGAGTAGCGGCTTTAAGTCTAGTAACGTATTTTGAACAACAAGAAATCGCTTTAGATTCTGGAAGTAATTTGAACGTAGACAAGTTACGCCAAACCTTACAAAATGTCTTCCAACAAAATCAGCAGGTGGCTTTTCTGCAAGGTTTTGTCAAGCAAGGTGTGAAGTGTTTGTTACCAGAAGTACAGCAGATTGAAGTTGCAGGTTAA
- a CDS encoding DNA cytosine methyltransferase: MSVKPQVFSFFAGSGFLDLGFETSGFNIVYVNEIFSPFMAAYRYLREILNLPLSEYGYYQGDTADVSKLVEGFPGKYLLDWVQECRKSNNIVGFIGGPPCPDFSIGGKNRGCLGENGKLSSAYIELICQNLPDFFLFENVKGLWRTKKHRQFFEALKRKLVDSGYLLTERVINAIEYGVPQDRERIILLGFSKSFIHDFWNINSANEKLLDFVFPWENKVLYPKEKVFAYPWIQVEPFRENSLIPCPNGIPQELTVEYWFRKNNVINHPNSQHYFQPRAGILKFASVAEGDDSKKSFKRLHRWRYSPTACYGNNEVHLHPYKIRRISVAEALAIQSLPAKFALPENMSLTNMFKTIGNGVPYLASKALAESILDFLNTGIKKQLQ, encoded by the coding sequence ATGAGTGTTAAACCGCAAGTATTCTCATTTTTTGCTGGTTCAGGATTTCTGGATTTAGGGTTTGAAACAAGTGGATTTAATATTGTCTACGTGAATGAAATTTTCTCCCCCTTTATGGCAGCATATCGCTATTTGAGGGAGATATTAAATTTACCCTTATCAGAATATGGATATTATCAAGGGGACACGGCAGATGTTTCTAAGTTGGTAGAAGGTTTCCCCGGAAAATATCTGTTAGATTGGGTTCAAGAATGTCGTAAATCTAATAATATTGTTGGCTTTATTGGCGGGCCTCCCTGTCCTGATTTTTCTATTGGGGGCAAAAATAGGGGTTGTTTAGGTGAAAATGGTAAGCTTTCTTCAGCTTATATAGAATTAATTTGTCAAAATTTACCAGATTTCTTTTTATTTGAAAATGTCAAAGGTTTATGGCGGACTAAAAAACATCGTCAGTTTTTTGAAGCCTTAAAAAGAAAATTAGTGGATTCAGGTTATCTATTAACCGAAAGGGTAATCAATGCTATTGAATATGGTGTACCACAAGATAGAGAAAGAATAATTTTATTGGGTTTTAGTAAAAGTTTTATTCATGATTTTTGGAACATAAATAGTGCTAATGAAAAACTGCTTGACTTTGTTTTCCCTTGGGAAAATAAAGTTTTATATCCTAAAGAAAAAGTGTTTGCTTATCCGTGGATTCAGGTTGAACCATTTAGAGAAAATTCTCTAATTCCTTGCCCTAATGGGATTCCTCAAGAATTAACGGTTGAATATTGGTTTAGAAAAAATAATGTAATAAACCATCCTAATTCTCAACATTATTTTCAACCAAGGGCAGGTATTCTCAAATTTGCCAGTGTTGCAGAAGGAGATGATTCTAAGAAATCTTTTAAACGTCTACATAGATGGCGTTACTCTCCTACAGCTTGTTATGGCAATAATGAAGTGCATTTACACCCTTACAAAATACGGCGAATTTCTGTAGCAGAAGCTTTGGCTATACAGTCTTTACCTGCCAAGTTTGCTTTACCAGAAAATATGTCACTAACTAATATGTTTAAAACTATTGGTAATGGTGTGCCATATTTAGCATCCAAAGCGTTGGCTGAGTCTATTCTTGATTTCCTAAATACTGGTATCAAAAAGCAACTACAATAA
- the deoC gene encoding deoxyribose-phosphate aldolase — translation MAAGYPNIDIAPFIDHALLTPTATPEQVDQWCEQADRYNFASVCLYPTYVKQAAEFLHGKKPKVCTVIGFPTGATTRSVKLYEALEAVENGATELDVVINLGCLKSGNTEAVHREIAEICEETGQVVKVILETNLLTDAEKKIAADIAMDAGATFLKTNTGWNGGATVADVKLLKDITRERVGIKASGGIRTLNQALDLILAGATRLGTSRGIDLIHQRDNPEKVE, via the coding sequence ATGGCAGCAGGCTATCCGAACATTGATATTGCGCCATTTATCGATCACGCCCTGTTAACGCCAACGGCTACTCCAGAGCAGGTTGACCAATGGTGTGAACAAGCAGACAGATATAATTTTGCGTCGGTTTGTTTGTATCCTACTTACGTAAAGCAAGCAGCAGAATTTCTCCACGGCAAAAAACCTAAGGTTTGTACGGTAATTGGTTTTCCTACTGGGGCTACGACTCGCTCAGTCAAATTGTATGAGGCACTGGAAGCAGTGGAAAATGGAGCCACAGAGCTAGATGTAGTAATCAATTTGGGCTGCTTGAAATCTGGTAATACGGAAGCAGTACACCGGGAAATTGCCGAAATTTGCGAAGAGACTGGGCAAGTAGTTAAAGTAATTTTGGAAACAAACTTACTAACGGATGCGGAAAAAAAAATCGCAGCCGATATAGCAATGGATGCAGGAGCCACATTCTTAAAAACCAACACAGGTTGGAATGGCGGTGCTACAGTGGCAGACGTGAAGCTTTTAAAAGACATCACACGAGAAAGAGTGGGTATAAAAGCATCTGGTGGAATTCGCACCCTCAATCAAGCCTTAGACTTAATATTAGCGGGTGCGACTAGACTAGGTACGTCTCGTGGTATAGATTTAATCCACCAGCGAGATAACCCGGAAAAAGTTGAATAG
- the recO gene encoding DNA repair protein RecO, whose amino-acid sequence MNKTYKATGINLKAQAMGESDRIVTILTQEFGLIRAIAPGSRKHNSSLGGRSAMFVVNELLIAKGRSLDKITQAQTIKTYPGLAKDLGKLAASQYLAEIVLCQALSEQPQEELYELLNEHLHRLEELPKGESFGVLAYLAHAVFHLLALAGLTPQVQICCLTQRSLTPDFADPNWRVGFSIASGGIVCLEAWEGLRKEARKESKEKSLPHPVTPAYQTVVHRQEIPVISARLNSVELGMLQQLSQPEIMQINTTSDASWLSVEQILRQYAQYHLGRPIRSATLIDSYFAANHDATV is encoded by the coding sequence ATGAATAAAACTTATAAAGCAACTGGCATTAATCTGAAAGCCCAAGCAATGGGAGAATCAGACAGAATAGTGACAATTTTGACACAGGAATTCGGTTTGATTCGCGCGATCGCTCCAGGGTCAAGAAAACATAACTCCAGCCTTGGTGGTAGGAGTGCGATGTTTGTAGTCAATGAACTACTGATTGCCAAAGGGCGATCGCTAGATAAAATTACTCAAGCTCAAACCATCAAAACTTATCCAGGTCTGGCAAAAGATTTGGGTAAATTAGCTGCTAGTCAATATCTAGCAGAAATAGTTCTTTGTCAAGCCTTAAGTGAACAACCACAAGAGGAACTATACGAATTACTAAATGAACATCTCCATCGCTTGGAAGAATTACCCAAAGGAGAGTCGTTTGGTGTTCTCGCTTACTTAGCTCATGCAGTTTTTCACCTTTTAGCGTTGGCTGGACTTACCCCACAAGTACAAATTTGTTGTCTAACTCAACGCTCGTTAACACCTGATTTTGCAGATCCCAACTGGCGGGTAGGTTTTAGCATTGCGTCTGGGGGGATAGTTTGCTTAGAAGCTTGGGAAGGCTTGCGAAAAGAAGCGAGAAAAGAATCAAAAGAAAAGTCACTTCCTCATCCGGTAACTCCTGCTTACCAAACAGTTGTACATCGGCAAGAAATACCAGTAATTTCTGCTCGGTTAAATTCTGTAGAACTTGGGATGCTCCAACAGCTCTCACAACCAGAGATAATGCAAATTAACACTACCAGTGATGCCAGCTGGTTATCTGTGGAGCAGATTTTGCGTCAGTATGCTCAGTATCATTTAGGTCGCCCTATTCGCTCCGCCACTTTGATTGACTCTTATTTTGCTGCCAACCATGATGCAACCGTCTGA
- a CDS encoding MFS transporter, whose translation MQPSDLDRKILPLSPSHAKRQNRASDPTAQAHLSAVPYPVTNHKDSQESSDQDVPTNEKSGISQNPQADLPNETDKQSSEPLNILEFNGNGQSVPLVTTPAATPTDDSGSGGEADSGDNEHKGFLAVFKNPNFLALWGGQVFCQLADKVYLVLMIALINTQFQASNQSISGWVSALMMAFTIPAVLFGSVAGVFVDRWSKKAVLVATNAWRGILVLAIPLLLWLTHDWQPIGVLPVGFLIILGVTFLVSTLTQFFAPAEQAAIPLVVKEQDLLSANSLYTTTMMASVIVGFAVGEPLLAFADGIWSQLGGNNGFGKELLVGGSYAIASIILLLLVTHEKTHAPETEFPHVFSDLRDGLRYLKENYRVRNALLQLMILFSVFAALTVLAVRMAEIIPHIKASQFGFLLAAGGVGIAAGATILGQFGQRFSYTQLSLCGCLGMAASLVGLSIFTTQLGLVLILVTLMGVFGSLIGIPMQTAIQTETLPEMRGKVFGLQNNVINIALSLPLALAGLAETFVGLQAVFLALAAIVFSGGILTWYNSRD comes from the coding sequence ATGCAACCGTCTGATTTGGATAGAAAAATTCTGCCATTGTCGCCAAGCCACGCCAAAAGACAGAATAGGGCATCAGATCCTACAGCACAGGCTCACTTAAGTGCTGTTCCCTATCCTGTAACCAATCACAAAGATAGCCAGGAATCATCTGACCAAGATGTTCCTACCAATGAGAAAAGTGGTATTTCGCAAAATCCCCAAGCCGATTTACCCAATGAAACAGATAAACAATCCTCAGAGCCATTAAATATTTTGGAGTTTAATGGTAACGGGCAGAGTGTACCATTAGTTACTACTCCAGCAGCAACACCAACAGATGACTCTGGTTCTGGTGGGGAAGCCGACTCTGGAGATAATGAACATAAAGGGTTTTTAGCTGTATTCAAAAACCCCAATTTCTTAGCGCTGTGGGGTGGACAAGTCTTCTGTCAACTGGCAGATAAGGTGTATTTGGTCTTGATGATTGCCTTAATTAATACTCAGTTCCAGGCAAGTAATCAAAGTATTAGTGGTTGGGTATCAGCATTGATGATGGCTTTTACCATACCAGCAGTGTTGTTTGGTTCTGTGGCTGGCGTATTTGTAGATAGGTGGTCGAAAAAGGCTGTATTAGTAGCGACAAATGCTTGGCGCGGTATTTTGGTTTTAGCTATTCCTTTGTTGTTGTGGTTAACTCATGATTGGCAACCCATAGGAGTTTTACCTGTAGGTTTTCTCATCATTTTGGGTGTGACGTTTTTGGTGTCCACATTGACACAGTTTTTTGCTCCAGCAGAACAAGCCGCAATTCCCTTGGTGGTGAAAGAACAGGACTTACTTTCGGCTAATTCACTATACACAACCACAATGATGGCTTCAGTGATAGTGGGTTTTGCGGTAGGAGAACCACTACTCGCCTTTGCCGATGGTATTTGGTCGCAACTAGGGGGTAATAATGGGTTTGGCAAAGAACTTTTGGTTGGTGGTAGTTATGCGATCGCCAGTATAATTTTGCTACTGTTGGTAACTCACGAAAAAACCCACGCACCAGAAACAGAATTTCCCCACGTATTTTCAGACTTACGCGATGGTTTACGTTACCTCAAAGAAAATTACCGCGTCCGTAACGCTCTATTGCAATTGATGATTTTATTTTCTGTCTTTGCCGCCTTGACTGTTTTAGCAGTGCGGATGGCAGAAATCATTCCTCATATAAAAGCTTCTCAATTTGGTTTTTTACTAGCGGCTGGTGGCGTTGGTATTGCAGCCGGCGCGACCATTTTGGGTCAGTTTGGTCAACGCTTCTCCTACACTCAACTGAGCCTGTGTGGTTGCTTGGGTATGGCAGCATCTTTAGTTGGTCTTTCTATCTTCACAACACAACTAGGACTGGTGTTAATTTTAGTAACATTGATGGGTGTTTTTGGCTCTTTAATCGGTATACCCATGCAGACAGCTATCCAAACAGAAACTTTGCCCGAAATGCGTGGTAAAGTATTCGGTCTGCAAAATAACGTAATTAATATTGCTCTGTCCCTACCTTTGGCGTTAGCAGGTCTAGCAGAAACCTTTGTGGGATTACAAGCTGTCTTTTTGGCATTAGCGGCGATCGTCTTTTCCGGAGGTATCTTAACTTGGTATAACTCTCGTGATTAA